TCATCCTGCAGATAAACGGTTGCGCCGGCGAGAAGGCGCTTGGCGTTGGCCGAAGCCTCATTGCCGAAGCACTGCGCCGTCCGATAGGGTCCCACCACTTCAGGCGTGTTGATGCCCAACAGGCGCACGCTGACCGTCTGACTGTCAATGCGTACATCAATGGTGTCGCCATCAATCACGCTCAGCACCTTCCCTTGCGGCAGGTTGAGTGGCTGGTCAGGATAGTTGGGCAGGCGCAGCGGCGTTGGCGTGACCACGCTTATCGTCGCGGTTGGCTGCCTCGTTGGCGTCCGCGTGACCACGCTCACCGTCGCTGCCAGCGACGCCGTTGGCGTTGGCAATCCCTTGGGGGCCGGGGTGCGCGCCTGACAGGCGCTGAGCGCCACAATCAACACCACCGGCGCCCATCGCCGCACAAAACCGATCAAATCCACAATCAAACTCCTATCTGCTCTTTGCAGAGATTAGAGATCAGAGAATAGAGACCAGGTTTGTGGAAAAAGGGAGTTGTGTGAACTGGAGTTTCAGGTCGCCAGTCTTCAATCTCCGGTCTCCAATCTCCGGTCTCCGCTCCCTGCCACGAATTTCACCAATTTCCACGAATCTCCAATCTCCGGTCTCAAATCTCCGCTCCCTGCCACGAATTTCACCAATCTCCACGAATCTCCGGTCTCCGGTCTCCAATCTCCGGTCTCCAATCTCCAACCCCAGCAGCCTCTCCTTTCTCCACAACCCCCAACGAAATCCCCCCAGGCCGCCATCGCTGCGCAGCGCCCGGTGACAGGGAATGACCAGTGAAACTGGATTTGTGGCGCAGGCGTGCCCCACTGCGCGGGCGCCATTCTTCATCTGCAATGCGCTGGCGATCTCGCCGTAGCTCAAGGTGGCGCCGTAAGGAATCGCCTGCAGCGCACGCCAGACGCGCCATTGGAAGGGCGTGCCGGGGATGTCGAGCGGCAGGGCGATGTCCTGCACGGCGCCGGTCAGGAAGGCGACCAGGGTTTGCGACCAGGCTTCCAGGGTATCTGTGGCCGGTGACAGGGTGGCCGTGGGATACTCTGCCTGCAGCGCGGCAAGCAGGGCGGCGTCATGATCGTCGAGGGCGACGAAACTCAGACCGTTGCTCGTGCCGGCCGTCAACAGCCGCCCCAGGGGTGAATCTACACAGTTCCAGGCCAAATTCATGGAATGAACCGACTGCCTTTCAGTTGACTGATTCGGGTCCGAAAACAGATGATAGCCTGGCATGCGCGGCTAGTCAAGTTCATCTTCTTCCAAAATCATTCCGAGGGCGTGGCGGTTGCACGCAAGGTGCTTTGACATGTGTGTGCTGTGCGCTACAATAGAGGCGCCCGGCGACTGCAAGTCGCTGCAACGGCTGCGAAGCCCACCAATTTGATAACTCAGTATAACCTGCGTGGGCTGTTGCCCCAAGTCGGGACACGAGGAGACTTTCTACAGTATGACCATGGGCGTGACTGATTTGTTGGCGCACATTCCACCGCCGGCTGTGCGGCGCCTGGCCTTGCGGGTCAGGCCGGCTGCGCAGCGCGCCCTGCGGCAGGGGCATCCCTGGTTGTTCGAGCAAGCGGTGATCCAGCAGCCGGACACGCCGGGAAATCCAGGCGATCTGGCTGTCATCTTCGACGATCAGCGGCGCTTCCTCGCCATCGGCCTCTATGACCCCACCTCGCTGATTCGGGTGCGTATTTTGCAGCGCGGCGCACCGGCCACGATCAATCAAACCTGGTTTGCCGCCCAGTTGGCCGCGGCCGCGGCCCGCCGCGCCGCCTTGCCCGGTCAGGGCACCACCGGCTATCGGCTGCTGCACGGCGAGAACGATGGCCTGCCCGGCCTGGTCATTGACCGTTACGACGCGGTTCTGGTGCTGAAGATCTACACCCTGGCCTGGATTCCCCACCTGACGACTGTGCTTGCCGCGCTGGCGGAGGTCATCCCGGCGCAGGCCGTGGTGTTGCGCCTCAGCCGCGATCTGCAACGCCAACCGGTGTGGCTGCACGGCCTGGCTGATGGCATGACCCTGGCCGGCGATCTGCCCGATGCGGCTGTGCGCTTTCATGAGAATGGACTGTGCTTCGAGGCCGATGTGCTGCGCGGCCAGAAGACCGGCTTCTTCTTCGATCAACGCGAAAACCGGGCACGCGTCGCCACGCTGGCCGCGGATCGCCGCACGCTGAACGTCTTTGCCTACACCGGCGGTTTTTCGCTCTACGCCGCGTCCGGTGGCGCGCCGGAGGTGGTGAGCCTGGACCTCAGCGCGCCGGCCCTGGCCGCGGCCGTGCGCAACTTCGAGTTGAACCGGCATCTGCCGGCCGTGGCCGCGGCGACGCACACGGTGTTAGCCGCCGATGCGTTCGATGCCCTGACCCACCTGCGCCAACGCGGGCAGCGTTTCGACCTGGTGATCGTGGACCCACCGGCCCTGGCGAAGCAGGAGAGTGAGGTGAACGGGGCCTTGCGTGCCTATCGGCGCTTGACCCACCTGGCCCTGGGGGTGCTGGCGCCCGCGGGCACGCTGGTCATGGCCTCGTGCTCCAGCCGAATCAGCGCCGCGGACTTCTACGCCACCGTGGAGCAGGCCGCGGTCGAAGCTGGTCGTCCACTGCAACCCTTTGCGCATTCCGGTCACGCCGTGGACCACCCCATCGGCTTCGCAGAGGGCGCGTATCTCAAATGCCTGTTTGCCACGGTGCGGTGAGCCCGAGGCATGCCGGCTTTTCTCCAAACGTAGATGCACTTCCGTAGTTCCTCGCGCCCGTGTTCACCCATCTGCTGACTGCTGTTGCCTTTGCCGTTGGGTAATATCAGGATCTGATGGATGCCAAAATCCAGTTTTTCCGCAATGGCGGAAAGTATCATGTCCACGGCGATGCTGGCGCCGGCATACCTGACGTTGTCATTGACCATGAACAAGGCGCCACCGGGCTTCAGCACGCGTGAACACTCAGCAATAATACAGGCCATCTCGTAGAAATAGCCCCTGACCATGCGTGGAATGCCGTTGTTGTTCAGCAGGCCGCGCGCTTTCTGATCTTCAAGGTGTTCCAGAATGGCTTGCAGGAGTTCCGTGCCATCGGCGGCAGCAACAGCCGCCGTCCAGCCCGGGTTCATCGCCAGCAAGTCCTTGGCTCGGTTTTCGACGGTGCAGCTCAACATCTCCTGGCGCAAATGCGATAACTGCTTTTCATCCGTTCCCAGTAATGCCAACTCCAATGCGTAGGTGCGCGTGTAGTCATACCGATTGCAGTAAGGCGGAGATGTCATGATCGCATCGTAAACGCCCCGGCCAAGGGTGGGCATCACGTGCAAACATGAGCCATCGTATAGGTGAATTCCACCTTGCGCCGTTGTGGTTGGGAAAAAACTCATTTGCGCTGTGACCGGCTGCAGGTCCTCAACCATCTCGTTGATTTTTTCGGCAATCGCCTGGTCAAAACTCAGGATGATGCCTTTGTCGAATGGCCTTGCGCCCTGCTTGCGGCCGGAACGATAGTCCCAGCGCAAATACTGCCCGTCTTTGCGCGTATAGCTAATGGCTTCGAGGATGCACAGTAAGGCGAAGCGTAGAACAGTTTGCACCTGAGGGTTTTCGCACCGGCTGACGGCAAGGTATTTTTCAATAGCTGTCTTGGTGCTATCTGGATAAGCCCCTTTTGTAATCCGCAATTCGGGTAAAGGCGTGTGGTTTGCGTTCGCTTGCCAAACGCGATCTGTCACCCACCGGCGCAATGTCTCGAAATCCTCCGGCGTAAAATCGGCTTCCAGCAAGGTCTTGGTGGCAATGATCTGCTGACCGATGGGTAGGAGTTCAATGCCCTCTGAATCAAGCCCGAGCGCGCTGGCTGCAAACAGCGTCGTGCCGCTGCCCGCAAAGGGATCGAGGATTTTCCCCTGCATGACGCCGTATTTCTGAAACAGGTATTCGACCAAAGCGGCCGAGAACGCCTCTTTGTACTTGTACCAGCGATACACCGGGCGCGTCTTATTGGCCTGAAAACTAACCAACGCGCGCGTGAGTGCCGGCTGAACCTGAAACTTCTGCCTGAAATGGTGCTCCAACTCGTGATCGAGCCGTGCAATGTCGTCCAGGACGATCGTCATGTTTGCTGTCTGATGTGGGCTTTCTTTGTTCATTGCCAAGTTGCTTTGTCAGTTGAATCCATGTACCCAGAGTATACCACACGATCTGCCTGTCAAACCATTGCGCTCCGTCGTTCTGATTGAAAACGATCATTTGACAACGGCCATGTTGTCTGGTACACTAGATTTAGTCTTGACTAAAATTAGTTTTTACTAATGAGAAACTATGGAGGAA
The DNA window shown above is from Candidatus Amarolinea dominans and carries:
- a CDS encoding methylated-DNA--[protein]-cysteine S-methyltransferase, with amino-acid sequence MNLAWNCVDSPLGRLLTAGTSNGLSFVALDDHDAALLAALQAEYPTATLSPATDTLEAWSQTLVAFLTGAVQDIALPLDIPGTPFQWRVWRALQAIPYGATLSYGEIASALQMKNGARAVGHACATNPVSLVIPCHRALRSDGGLGGFRWGLWRKERLLGLEIGDRRLETGDRRFVEIGEIRGRERRFETGDWRFVEIGEIRGRERRPEIGDRRLKTGDLKLQFTQLPFSTNLVSIL
- a CDS encoding class I SAM-dependent methyltransferase, with the translated sequence MGVTDLLAHIPPPAVRRLALRVRPAAQRALRQGHPWLFEQAVIQQPDTPGNPGDLAVIFDDQRRFLAIGLYDPTSLIRVRILQRGAPATINQTWFAAQLAAAAARRAALPGQGTTGYRLLHGENDGLPGLVIDRYDAVLVLKIYTLAWIPHLTTVLAALAEVIPAQAVVLRLSRDLQRQPVWLHGLADGMTLAGDLPDAAVRFHENGLCFEADVLRGQKTGFFFDQRENRARVATLAADRRTLNVFAYTGGFSLYAASGGAPEVVSLDLSAPALAAAVRNFELNRHLPAVAAATHTVLAADAFDALTHLRQRGQRFDLVIVDPPALAKQESEVNGALRAYRRLTHLALGVLAPAGTLVMASCSSRISAADFYATVEQAAVEAGRPLQPFAHSGHAVDHPIGFAEGAYLKCLFATVR
- a CDS encoding site-specific DNA-methyltransferase — its product is MNKESPHQTANMTIVLDDIARLDHELEHHFRQKFQVQPALTRALVSFQANKTRPVYRWYKYKEAFSAALVEYLFQKYGVMQGKILDPFAGSGTTLFAASALGLDSEGIELLPIGQQIIATKTLLEADFTPEDFETLRRWVTDRVWQANANHTPLPELRITKGAYPDSTKTAIEKYLAVSRCENPQVQTVLRFALLCILEAISYTRKDGQYLRWDYRSGRKQGARPFDKGIILSFDQAIAEKINEMVEDLQPVTAQMSFFPTTTAQGGIHLYDGSCLHVMPTLGRGVYDAIMTSPPYCNRYDYTRTYALELALLGTDEKQLSHLRQEMLSCTVENRAKDLLAMNPGWTAAVAAADGTELLQAILEHLEDQKARGLLNNNGIPRMVRGYFYEMACIIAECSRVLKPGGALFMVNDNVRYAGASIAVDMILSAIAEKLDFGIHQILILPNGKGNSSQQMGEHGREELRKCIYVWRKAGMPRAHRTVANRHLRYAPSAKPMGWSTA